From a region of the Lactuca sativa cultivar Salinas chromosome 4, Lsat_Salinas_v11, whole genome shotgun sequence genome:
- the LOC111885650 gene encoding uncharacterized protein LOC111885650, translated as MAKTKSMTRSHNEDKRFKTCDNGGAADLNHDVLFLVMMQLRFIDFLAFSGVCKSWRSFALSNRNKFMASRPPMLMWIHYFSDKNEYCLEDFQERRFKTLFPRSSHRGCVGLTYGYIILFAWETKDFWLVNPITKHELYFPCVPNFDPRFMREGARAVLVFSTSISGWVFVMTYRLSDKIWFCIHGKGGWNHVSSTFPILDLHAFKGKIYALNNDWGLYEMSLNPQHPKLTLLEINNCLKSRFLRPKLVSLAGEKLYVIDHIPGKDGDLYRVQELDFGKMKWVLQEEKTTGEEYVFFLSILLNGAPVDGAAVKLGSQYKMHECFPNISTRSRKGRFYATQDMWYFPHECMNVHHLID; from the coding sequence ATGGCTAAGACAAAGAGTATGACTAGAAGTCATAATGAAGATAAGAGATTCAAGACTTGTGACAATGGTGGTGCAGCAGACCTTAATCATGATGTGCTGTTTTTAGTTATGATGCAACTGAGATTCATTGATTTTCTTGCATTTAGTGGCGTTTGCAAGTCATGGAGATCTTTCGCACTCTCAAATAGGAACAAGTTTATGGCATCCAGACCACCCATGTTGATGTGGATCCATTATTTTTCTGATAAGAATGAGTACTGCCTAGAAGACTTTCAAGAAAGAAGGTTCAAAACCCTCTTTCCCCGTTCTTCTCACAGAGGATGTGTTGGATTGACTTATGGTTACATAATCTTGTTCGCATGGGAAACAAAAGACTTTTGGCTTGTGAATCCTATCACAAAGCATGAACTTTATTTCCCTTGTGTCCCCAACTTTGATCCTCGTTTTATGCGAGAAGGTGCTAGGGCTGTTCTTGTCTTTTCAACTTCCATATCCGGATGGGTGTTTGTTATGACATATAGACTCTCCGATAAGATATGGTTTTGTATACATGGTAAAGGAGGATGGAATCATGTCTCCTCCACTTTTCCCATCCTTGATTTACATGCTTTTAAGGGGAAGATATATGCTCTAAACAACGATTGGGGATTATATGAGATGAGCCTAAATCCACAACACCCTAAACTGACATTACTAGAAATCAACAACTGTTTGAAGTCACGTTTTCTCCGTCCCAAGCTTGTAAGTCTTGCAGGTGAAAAGCTTTATGTGATAGATCACATTCCAGGAAAAGATGGAGATCTATACAGGGTTCAGGAACTAGATTTTGGCAAAATGAAATGGGTGTTGCAAGAAGAAAAGACAACTGGAGAAGAATAtgttttctttcttagcatcttGTTGAATGGTGCGCCAGTTGATGGCGCTGCAGTTAAACTCGGGTCACAATACAAGATGCATGAGTGCTTCCCTAACATTTCTACAAGAAGTCGAAAAGGCAGGTTCTATGCTACGCAAGATATGTGGTACTTCCCTCATGAATGTATGAATGTTCATCATCTAATTGATTGA